From Toxotes jaculatrix isolate fToxJac2 chromosome 1, fToxJac2.pri, whole genome shotgun sequence, a single genomic window includes:
- the LOC121182574 gene encoding uncharacterized protein LOC121182574: MPGMCSVPGCKGYKKARSRGVVFHSLPTRDPERCRKWLKAIHNPKFDENTPVNKYGNIRVCSQHFKPDDYEPDIQAELMKTTPRKILKSNVIPSVFSGRQPEDASTSVSTGDRSPSQAPSAAAQASTSVVSGTSVDSVLQWGSILTSASSLGVQGIGVDSASPSLIIPLPSGAPSTSSQSPPPAEHSESVASVDCLTGSFHQETKLSSTTASKSDENTEKDLSQSKTIVNDSCLMDLFKKCQTCGQTITKKKVSHCGAQKKVRWSCLGGHRGIWMSSPHLWEAFPEIHILTALAILFSGGTFTYFKKWAKHLHLNFMGNKTFFEIQKAYLNSGKTQMNRSEQEVICAKGTHQQLEVPPLRFTDQDPLKKIKTKLRGREDGALSSWSSYEKRSSLSMTCSGACMQEPTALSSLGGHVSASGRFEEVEVTIDEDECNSEKNRISDLDSDMENVTETPELRAAGAEDSCEEVYVPRIPQRSTTSELLLECEEEELEPWQKITSQVHLKDEDDVGELTNDQIDCKPELSPLQGDAVNTSPPKLKTETPEPVVFNNQGFIVASPQLTSNTEFIGSLGTQCPPRNSFTVVPAGHRQLFQKVATAAVTPEACGDVCSSEVQQISNSRVSLSSVQCPAIYATSSNQLQSDQSNSQALSVSISLPCFTILELEATDKSNKQ; the protein is encoded by the exons ATGCCGGGAATGTGCTCTGTGCCGGGCTGTAAGGGCTACAAGAAGGCCAGGTCCCGGGGGGTCGTATTTCACTCTCTGCCTACAAGAGACCCGGAGCGATGCAGAAAGTGGTTAAAGGCCATACACAACCCCAAATTTGACGAAAACACACCAGTAAATAAATACGGCAACATACGAGTCTGTAGCCAGCATTTTAAACCGGACGATTACGAACCGGACATCCAGGCAGAGCTCATGAAAACAACGCCCCGAAAAATCCTCAAATCCAACGTAATTCCGTCGGTTTTCTCTGGAAGACAGCCAGAGGACGCCAGCACATCTGTGTCCACAGGTGACAGGAGCCCATCACAg GCTCCCAGTGCAGCTGCTCAAGCCTCTACCTCAGTGGTTTCAGGTACCAGCGTGGACAGTGTACTGCAATGGGGCTCTATATTAACTTCA GCTTCTTCCCTGGGTGTTCAGGGTATTGGTGTGGACAGTGCATCACCCTCTTTAATAATTCCT CTTCCCTCAGGAGCTCCAAGTACCTCATCCCAGTCCCCTCCACCAGCTGAACACAGTGAGAGTGTGGCCTCTGTTGATTGTCTGACTGGGAGCTTCCACCAAGAGACCAAATTAAGCTCCACAACAGCATCAAAATCAGACgagaacacagaaaaagactTGAGCCAGTCAAAGACTATTGTGAATGACAGTTGTTTGATGGACCTGTTTAAGAAGTGTCAGACGTGTGGACAGACCATAACCAAAAAGAAGGTGTCTCACTGTGGTGCACAGAAGAAGGTGAGGTGGAGCTGCCTTGGTGGACACAGGGGCATATGGATGTCATCACCTCACCTTTGGGAGGCGTTTCCTGAAATCCACATTCTTACAGCTCTCGCCATTCTTTTTTCCGGAGGCACCTTTACATATTTCAAAAAATGGGCCAAACATCTGCATCTGAATTTCATGGGGAATAAAACCTTTTTTGAAATTCAAAAGGCATATCTCAACTCAGGAAAGACACAGATGAACAGGTCAGAGCAGGAAGTGATCTGTGCAAAGGGAACCCACCAACAGCTGGAAGTGCCTCCGCTTCGCTTTACAG atCAAGATCCTCTGAAGAAAATTAAGACCAAGTTGAGGGGAAGAGAGGATGGAGCTTTATCTTCATGGTCAAG ttatgAAAAGAGATCCTCATTATCGATGACTTGTTCTGGAGCTTGCATGCAAGAGCCTACCGCACTGTCAAGTCTTGGAGGACATGTATCAGCCTCTGGAAG ATTTGAGGAGGTGGAGGTCACTATTGACGAGGATGAATGCAACAGTGAGAAGAACAGAAT ATCTGACTTGGATAGTGATATGGAAAACGTCACAGAAACACCCGAACtgagagctgcaggagctgaagACAGCTGTGAAGAAGTCTACGTACCACGAATTCCTCAAAG GTCCACAACATCAGAACTTTTACTGGAatgtgaagaggaggagctggagccaTGGCAGAAAATAACTTCACAAGTTCACTTGAAAGACGAGGATGACGTTGGAGAGTTGA CTAATGACCAAATAGATTGTAAGCCAGAGCTGTCACCTCTTCAGGGAGATGCAGTGAATACTTCACCACCtaagctgaaaacagaaacccCAGAGCCTGTTGTCTTCAACAACCAA GGATTCATTGTGGCTTCTCCACAATTAACAAGCAACACAGAGTTCATTGGCTCTCTCGGAACACAGTGTCCTCCCAGGAATTCATTTACAGTAGTACCAG ctgGTCACCGGCAGCTTTTCCAAAAAGTGGCTACAGCCGCTGTAACACCTGAGGCCTGTGGTGACGTCTGCTCTTCTGAGGTGCAGCAAATTAGCAACAGCCGTGTGTCCTTATCCAGTGTCCAGTGTCCTGCAATATATGCAACATCATCTAACCAGCTGCAGTCAGACCAGTCCAACTCACAGGCCCTCTCTGTATCTATTTCTCTGCCTTGCTTTACTATACTTGAACTTGAAGCAACtgacaaatcaaacaaacaataa